GAAATAAAAAAGAAAATTCATATCCCACTTGTTGCAGATATCCATTTTGATCCACGGCTTGCTGTAGAATCGATAAAAAATGGAGCAGATAAAATTAGATTGAATCCGTCTAACATTCAGGATAAGGAGTGGATTAAAAAAGTTGCAACACTATGCAAAGAGAGGAACATACCCATAAGAGTAGGAGCAAATCTCGGTTCATTTAGAGAAAGACCAAAAGACCTTGTTAAAGCAATGGTTGAGAGCGTAAAAAATGAAGTTGAAATATTAAATTCGGTGGGATTTGATAATATTGTAATCTCTGCAAAGACGTCGAATGTTTTAACAACAATACAAGTAAACCGACTATTAAGTGATATGTTTGAGTATCCATTCCACATTGGCGTTACAGAAGCAGGGCCTCTTTCTGATTCACTTGTAAAAAGTAGCATTGGAATTGGTATTCTTTTGAATGAAGGAATTGGAGATACATTAAGAGTTTCAATTACAGGGAATCCACGTGAAGAGGTTATTGCTGGATACAAAATACTTAAGGCTCTTGAATTAAGAAAACATGGACTTGAGATTATTTCGTGCCCTACCTGTGGGAGAGCCGAAGTTGATATAGAAAGTATAGTTACAAAATTGAATACAGATTTCGGTAATGTAAAAACGGAACTAAAAGTAGCGGTAATGGGTTGTGTTGTAAATGGTCCAGGTGAAGCAAAAGATGCTGATATTGGTGTTGCATGCGGGAAAGACTCTGGAGTTCTCTTTAAGAAAGGCAAAATTGTTAAAGTAGTAAGGGGCGAAGAAATATATCCTGTCCTTAAAAGCGAAATTGAAAAATTACTTAATGAAGATTAAATTTTCCTTTTTAATTTTGAAGCCAATTTTTCAGAATAACGTCTAGAATCAATCATTCTTTTTCTAACATAATCTTCTAAAAATCTTTTCTCATTTTCGGTAATAACTGCACCAAAGTGAGCAAGTTTAAGGATTAGAGGATATCCTTGACCTCTTTCTATTTCGTAAAGAATTAGCGAGCATAAGTTTTCAAACATTTGATTATTTTCGTAAAGAAAATCTGGAACCTCAATTCTCACGACTTCATATTTTGTCTTTAAGAAAAAGAAATATATTCTGTTTGAGTAGTTCGATAGAAGTTTTTCTGTTGATATAAAGAGAGAAGTCCTTTGGTTTTCTTCGAGCAAAACGCTCATAAGTTCTGCATCAGTTATCGCCCTTAAAAGTTGTTTATCTTTCTCATCAAGTTGTACATTCTTCTTCCTTAAGTACAAGCCCATCGTTTTGATAACTTCTCTCGACCTTGTTCCGCTTATAAATCCAGCGATAGCTTTTCCTGCATTTTTTGTTTCAATAATCGGCTTTTCGTATTTCCGAATTGCTTCTTGTTCGTTAGTTGCCGTCTTTTTGAGTCCCCATAGTATAAGTGAACCATCAACAAGAGAAATATCGGGTTTATGAGTTTTAATTTTCTGTGCAAGAAATTCTGCTTCCTGCAAAAGCATATTAAGGTCTATGTCTTGTTCTGTGATAAAATTTCCGTTTGAATCGTAAATATCGTTTTCCCTGAAATATACTTGAGTTTCAGAGTCTTCAAGATGTCTATGGTTTTTTCCTATTATCTCAAAAACAGATGAAACATTAATTACATAGAATGGTAGAGGAAAGCCCTCTTGCATTTCTATTCTTGAACCGTCAACAGCAAGAATCGAATACTCTAAATTATCTTTATCTTGAACAGGAAAAGTTGAAAAGTCATCTATAAATTTTGCAAAACTGAATTCAGGGGGAGATTTAATTTTATCAACTTCACTTAAGTCGATATCCAAAATTTGCTCTTTAAGCAAATGAATTAGTTCTCGTTTCCTTTTGCTTATTTCAACATAGTATTTCGAAAGGTTCTCTATTTGTTCTAATGTATCATTCTTAAATTTCATATTAACATTATAATTTTCTTCCTTAAATTACAAAATTTCATTATAATTGTGCAGTATGAGAGATTTAATTTTCCTTGTGGTATCGCTTCTCCTGATTGGAGTTCTTGTCCAGCTAAAAATAAGCATAGCAATTTCAGTGTTTTTGCTTGCTATAATTACCGCAATTTTTAAAGGTTTAGACGTAATTTCGATTATCCACCTTCTAACCAAAACATTAACTCATATGGATACAATCAATATGATTCTTGTAATGATAATAGTTACTTACCTTGGAGAGATTTTGAAAACTTCAGGGCTACTTTCGGACATATCTTCAACTTTCAAAAAAATTTTCTCACCCAAAATATATCTTCCTCTTTATGCACTTGTTATAGGTCTTCTACCTATGCCAGGCGGAGCGTTGGTTTCTGCTCCAATGGTTGAAGAAGGTGCACAGGATGTAGAGATAAATCCAGAGGAAAAGGCATTGTTAAACTTCTGGTTCAGGCATGTTTGGGAACCTATTTCGCCACTTTATCCTGAGTTCCTTCTTGGTGTTTCTATACTTGGCACAACAATAGGAAAGGTAATAAGTATCCAATGGCCTGTATCTTTAGGTATGCTTCTTTCTGGAATACTTTTTGTAATACCTCTTATTAAAAGTGAAACTAAGCCTACTGATGGTGTGAACTTGCAAATTTTAATTAATATATTGAGAAGCCTATCTCCTATAATTTTCATTTTCATAATTCTTATGAGTTTTAAGAATCTACCAAGTTTCGTTGCAATGCTATCGGGGCTTATTTACCTTATTATTATGAAGAGAGTAACTTTATCAAAACTAAAATCATCCTTTAAGTTCAAAAAAATCATAGAATACGCATTTTTAATTTACTCCATATTTTTCCTTAGAGAGATAATTACTTCTACTAACTTTGCAGCAAGTGTCTATAACGAGCTTCAACTACTTAAAGCTCCGACTTTTTTAATTCTGTTCTTGCTTCCTTTTTCAATAGGCTTTCTTGCTGGTATTTCATCTGCTTCAATCGGTATAGCCTATCCACTTCTTATGCCTTTGCTTAAGAGCAATGGTGCATTAAGTTCTTCCAATGTTCTTATTGCATATCTTGGAGTATGGACAGCGCTTCTTTTTACGCCGATGCATCTTTGTCTTTCGCTCAGCGTAGACTATTTCAAAACAAATTTCACTAAAGTTTACAAGCTTATGTTAAAGCCATTTTTATTGTTACTGATTTTAACATCTATCTGGATAGTTTTCCTTAAATTTAAACCTTGATTTTTTTATCAAATTTTGTTATTATTTATAGGCTATTGGAGAGGTGACCGAGCGGCTTAAGGTGCACGCCTGGAGAGCGTGTGCGGGGCTAAACCCTGCCGTGGGTTCAAATCCCACCCTCTCCGCCATTTATGGAGGCAAAATGTTTCTTTTATCAAGAGAATTTTCTTTTGATGCTGCTCACAGAGTAGTTGATTACCATGGTAAATGTGAAAATCTGCATGGTCACACCTATCGCCTTATAGTAACAATCACGGGAGAAATTAAAAATGATGGAATGGTTCTTGACTTTGCTATACTAAAGAAGGTAGTTAATGAGAATGTAATTTCAGAACTTGACCACAGATATTTAAACGACCTTTTTGAAAATCCAACGACGGAGTTAATTGCTAAATGGATTTATGATAAGTTGAGCGATGCATTTAAAGAGTTTAACTGTAGAGTTTACGAAATAACACTTTTTGAAGGCAATAACAATAGGGTGACAGTTCGATGAGAGATGTTCAAAGCGAGAAAGACGAAAGAAATATTTCTATTGAAAAAGTAGGTGTCTCATCTTTAAGATATCCAATTAGAGTTATGGATAGACAAAACGGTTTCCAGAATACAGTTGCATTAGTCGATATTTTCGTTGATTTGCCATCCGATTATAGGGGAACGCATATGAGCAGGTTCGTCGAGGTATTAAATAGACACAGAAACAACATGTCACTCTCAAACCTTGAAAAAATCCTTGACGATGTAAAAATTGAACTAAAAGCGAAAGTTTCTCACATAATTTTAAGGTTTCCCTACTTTATTCTCAAAAAGGCACCTGTAACAAATGAAGAAAGTTTTATGGACTATGAATGTGCCTTTATTGCCTCGAAAAATGAAAAATTTGAATTTATGCTTGAGGTAAATGTCCCTGTTCACCTTTTGTGTCCCTGCTCAAAAGAAATCTCGGATTTTGGTGCGCACAACCAGAGAGCAAATGTAAAGGTAAGAATAAAGATGAACAAACTTGTTTGGATTGAAGAAATAGTCGACTTGGTAGAAGATTCCGCCTCGGCGCCACTCTATGCTTTGCTAAAGCGTCCCGACGAAAAGTATATTACCGAAATGGCGTACACAAACCCAAAGTTTGTTGAGGATATTGTAAGAGATGTTGCAATTGCTTTAGATAATGACAAAAGGATAACCTATTACGAGGTAGAAGCAATTAGTTACGAAAGTATTCATAACCATAACGCTTACGCTTACTTACATAGAGATAAAGAAGAATAGCAAGCGATAAAAGAAGTGTTCCACCAAACCAAACATAGGCAAGTTTCATAAAAACCTCTTCAGGGAAAAGTCTTATAAGTAGCGTATCGGGGTCAAGAAGCCAGTAATTGTTTCTAAAAAGAATTCTGTGGAATAAGGTAAAAGCCTCATCAAAATTAGTTAATGAAAATCCAATTAGCGATATAACAAATATTATAGTAATTACTGCGCTTATTTTAAGGACATCTCTTTTAAGGTTTTTTCGAAAATAAATGATGAAAAATAGTGATAAAAGAAAAAGCAAAAATGAAATAAGAACAAGTATTTTAACGTCTTTCATATGAATTTTTTCTATCTCTGTAAATCCGTCAATTGTTAGATAAACACTTCTGTCGAAAAAATAACTGATAATTGAAGAAACTTTGTTTAAGTATTCTCTCTTTTCGAATCCGTTATATTGCTGAAGATGTAGCATGTCAAAAAGATGAGAAAAAACGCACTGGTTGAGTAAAAGGATCGTAAATAAGGGAGCAAAAATAAGAACGAGTACTATCGATACAATAAGTATATATTTCATGAGGGTCTTATCTCCATCAGAAGTTTTATTGCACCTGTTTTGCTGAGCGGGTTATTCTCGTTTCCGCATTTAGGGGAATATATGCACGAGGGGCAACCATCTTTGCAAGGGCATGTTGAAATACTAATGAAAGCCTTTTCTAGAAGTTCTTCAATTCTATCGTAGGCTTTTTCTGTAATTCCTACACCACCTTCAATTCCATCATATAAAAAGATTGTGGTCATATTCGTGTCAGGATGCATTGGGTGTGAAACTCCACCGACATCATTTCTATCGCATTGGACGATTAATGGCATAACTCCAACAAGGGCATGTTCTGCTGCATGAATTGCTCCTAAAAAATCGTCAGTTTTTTTAATCTTTTCTGTAATGTTGTTTTCTATTGTGAACCATAATGCTTTTGTTTTAAACTCGATTTTTGGAAGTTCAAGAGGAAGCGTTTCTATTTTCCTGTCTGTAAAGAACTGCTTTTTAACAAAACCTCGAATAACTTCTTCGACAGTAACCTCTCCGTAATACACATTTAGATTCTTTACTTTCTTTTCCTTTAATATATTATCGATCCATATTGTTTCAACTGCAAGCGAATCCGTGTAATAGTCTGTAGTCTCCTTTTTCAGGTAAACCTCTTTATTTTCTAAATCCATAACTTTTACAACATATGTTTCTCCAAGATGCATATAAACAGCACCTACAAAAGCTTCCTCCAATGCTCTACTTTTTGAAATTCTTTCAAGCACATTCTTTGTATCTATGTCTATAAGTTTTATGTTTTCTTCACCTGCACTTCTCAGGTTAATTCCTGGTGCAGGAGATTTTTTGCTATTCAAAAAATATTTGCTTCCTCTTTTTGTAAGTAGATTGTTCTTTTCAAATTCAAAAATTGACTCCTTTACGGAATTCCCAAAGTATTCGTTATCAACTTCAGCATCAATCGGAAGTTCGTAAGAAGCACAGAGTAAATGAGGTTTTAAGATGTATGGGTTATTAAGGTCGATATTAAGACTTTCAAATTTCCGAGAAATTATATAGTCCGGATCTTTTGTAAAATATTGATCAAGAGGATTGCTACTTGTAATAAAAAAAGTAACAGATTCGTGAGTTCTTCCAGACCTTCCGGATTGCTGAAATAGGCTTGCAACGCTTCCAGGGTAACCGACGATAACTGTTGAATCTAATTCTCCTATGTCAATTCCAAGTTCGAGAGCGTTAGTTGCAACGACACATTTGATATATCCTTCTTTTATTTTTCTTTCTATTTCTCTTCGTAGTGTTTTAGTGTAACCTGCTCTGTATGGAGAAATTTCAAAAGATTTGCCCAACCTTTCTTGTAGCAATTTAGTAAGAATTTCTACTCCTTGTCTTGATTTTACAAAGGCAATTACCGTTTGATTGTTTTTGAGAAGTTTTTCTATTAAATTTACAGATTCCTGAATAATATTCTTCCTCAAATTAAGTGCTTCATTTACTACTGGTGGATTGTATATTACAAAAGACTTTCTGTATGGTGGATTAAGAGGCCCTTTAACCCACTCAAATCTTTCGCCTACTAATTTAAAAGCAAATTCAACTGGATTTTCAAGTGTTGCGGAAGATAATATGAATTGAGGATAACTTCCATAATAAGAAAGTATTCTTCTTAACCTTCGCATAACCATTGCAAAATGTGCTCCTAAAACTCCTGAGTAGTAATGCGCTTCATCAACTACCACGAATTTCAGCCCGGTTAAAAATCTGCTCCAAAGCATATGGTTTGGTAATATTCCTACATGAAGAATATCTGGGTTGGCAATAACAATTCTTGAATATTTCCTGAGATTAATCCTTTCTTGGGCTGGCGTGTCGCCATCATATGTAGAAGATTGCAAATCTGTTATTTCATGGAGCTTTTCTAATTGATCCTGGGCAAGAGCTTTTGTTGGGTAAAGGTACAAAGCTGTTGCTTGGGGATCTTTGTTAAGTTTTGAAATGATGGGGACATTAAAAGCTAACGTTTTGCCTGAGGAAGTAGAAGAGGTTATTATTACATTATGCCCATCTTTGAGCAGATTGTACGCTTCGATTTGATGTCTGTATAACCCAAAGATGCCATTATCCTCGAGTTTTTTTCTTAGCTTGCTATCTATATCTAACGGAAAATCAAATCTTTCATAAGTGTCCCCTGGAATATCGAATATCTTTACTATTTGCCCTCGATAGTCTTCAGAGGATTTAATTTCTCTTAAAAGATATTCTACCACTCTTTATTTTAACTTTGCGTTTTTTAAAATTCTGTATAGTTCGGTAAATGTTTTTGCATCAAGACTTGCTCCACCAACCAACCCACCATCAATATCATTAACGTTTGCCAAACTGTCAAAATTATCAACTTTTATACTTCCCCCGTATAGAATGGAAACATTTTTGAACTCAGGATTGTTAAAAAGTTCAACAAGATAATTCCTAATAAATTTATGAACTTCATTTGCTTGTTCTGGTGTTGCATTTACTCCTGTTCCAATTGCCCATACAGGCTCGTAAGCAATGATAAAGTTTGTAGAACTCACACCTTTAAGCCCTTTCTCTAATTGTTCCTTTATCACGGTCTCAGTTTTGTTTGATTGCCTTTCTTCAAGAGTTTCGCCTACACAAAGAACTGGAGTTAGTCCGTGAGAAATAGCAGATAAAACTTTTTTGTTTATTATTTCGTTATCTTCTTTGAATATATGCCTTCGTTCAGAATGCCCTATTAACACATACTGAACTCCAAACTCATTTAGCATTATTGGGGAAATTTCACCTGTAAAAGCCCCTTTTTCTTCATAGTGCATATTTTGTGCGCCTACTTTTACCGGAGAGTTAGAAATTGCTTTTGAGAAACTTTCAATTGCAGTGAAAGGTGGAAATACGCCCATCTCAACATTTTCATTAAATTCTACTTCTCCTTTCAAATAATTTGCGTATTCAAGTGCTTCTTTTACAGTCTTATGCATCTTCCAATTTGCAAAAAGATAATACTTTCTCATTTTTACCTCCCATCCAACCTTTCTTTTAAAAATGGAAACGGAAGAAGTTTGTTTATGTTCGTTTCAATAATTGAGCCTTTGTCGTTTACAAGCATTATTGGTAAATCATTGGAAAACTCAGATATTACTTGCCTGCAAATTCCGCACGGTGGTGATGGCTCTTCGGTTTTTGTTGCAACAACCAAAAGCTCAAAATCATGCTCTCCTTCGCTTACTGCTTTAAAAATTGCAACTCTCTCGGCGCATACACTTGCACCATAACTTGAATTTTCGATATTGCAACCCGTGTAAATTTTACCACTTTTGGTAAGTAACGCTGCACCTACCTTGAACTTTGAGTAAGGTGCATAAGCGTTCTCCATTGCTTCTATTGCTTGTTTAATCACCTCGTTCTTGTCCATTTTCTTCCTCACCTTCTTTCTTATTTTCAAGAAAAATAGCCTTTACCTGGACTATTCTTCTATTTCTAACCTTGCTTACGATAAACTTGATATTCTCTATTATAATCTCTTCGCCCGGATTTGGAAGCCTTCCAAAATGTTCTAAGAGAAGACCCCCTATAGTAGATGCCTCTTCCCCTGAGAGATTTACATTAAACATTTCATTGAAGTCATCAATATTAAAAGCACCCGACACAAGATATGCATTTTCTCCCAATCTTTGGACTGGTTTTTCCTCAATGTCAAACTCGTCCTGTATCTCTCCAACGATTTCTTCCAATATATCCTCAATTGTTACAAGACCGGAAATTCCTCCATATTCGTCAAAAACAAGCGCTATCTGAATTTTATTCTTTTGCATCTCCTTAAACAACTCATCTACTCTTTTTGTCTCAGGAACAAACAAAGGTGTACGCAAGATTTTCTTAAGATCGATTTTTTCTTTTTTTGCGATAATTTTTAGAAGATCCTTCACATAAAGAATACCTATCACATTGTCAATCTTTTCTTCATATACAGGGAATCTTGAGTGACCGCTTTTTGTTATGGTGTCAAGTGTTTCATCAATTTCAGATTCGATATCTATTGCAACAATGTCTACGCGAGGAGTCATTATTTCTTTTACAATAGTGTCACCAAATTCGAAAATTGAATATATCATTTTCTCTTCTTCTCGTTCAATTATCCCTTCCTTTTTCCCAATCTCGATCATAGATAGGACTTCATCTTCTGATGCAAAGAACTTCTTTTCTTCTGCTCTAATGCCTAAAATTAAAAGAACAAACTGGGAAACTTTTGAAAGGATATACGCAAAAGGTTTTATTAAATAATAAAAAGGAAGGAATATAGCAAAAGAAAAACTTAGGCTTTTTTCTGGAATTGAACTCCCAATAGTTTTCGGGACAGTTTCACCAAAGATCACTACAAGTAGTGTCGTTATAATCGTTGCTATTAGAACTATGAGTTCGTTTGAAAGAGCGTAGTTCTTTGAGTACATTATTGCAATATTTGTAATTAAGGCAGATATCAGGAAATTTACAAAGTTATTTCCAATAACGACTGCACTTATAAAACTTTCGGGTTTCCTTTTATGCTCAAGAATTAGTTTATAAAGGAAATTCTTTTTAGCATAAGTTTGTATGCGAAGAAGCGAAGAATTAAACATCGCTGATTCAAGCATTGTGAAAACTGCTGAAATAAACAAAAGAAGAATTACGATTAAAGTACTCACGCCTAACGAAGACAAAGTTCAATCACCTGCCTTTTAAGATTTTGAAGAATCTTATTTAGCAGTTCTTCTTCCTTTTCTTCCATAATAAGTCTATCCTTCTCTTTTTCGTGGTCATATCCGAGAAGGTGCAAAATTCCATGAATGAACAGAAGGATAAAATAGTCGTTAAAGTTATTCCCTAGTTTTTTTGATTGTTCTAAGACAACTTCTGGACAAATGAGTATCTCTCCATAGAGTCTTTTGCCTTCTTCGTAATCGATAAGAAAGGAAAGTACATTCGTCGGCTTATCAATTTTTCTGTAAAGTTTGTTTAATTTTTGAATCTCAGGTTTAGAAAGAATTGCAAAACTTATAGAGACATTTTCTTTTATGCCTAATTCCTCTACAATCATTTTAATTATATTTTTTAACGCACTTTTATTTACCTTGTATTTTTTCAATTTACTGCTACATTCTAATTTAACCTTACTTTCCATTCGGATACCTCTCTCTTTTATGATACATAGAAATGAGACTTTTTACAAATGAGTTCTTTACCTTTTCAAGTTCGGCAAAGGTAATATCAGCCTCAGAAAGCTCTCCTTGTTTTATTCTGTCCTCAATTAGTCTATTAACGAGTTCCTCTATTTTCCTATATTCGAGTTCTTCTTTATCCAGACTTTTTGAAGCCGCTTCTACTGCATCGGCAAGCGAAACTATAACAGTTTCTTTGGTATCCGGTAGTGGACCGGGGTATCTGAAATCATCCATTGTAACATTAGGGTCAATTTCTTTTGCTTTTAAATAAAAGTACATCATTACACTTTTCCCATGGTGAGTCTCGATAAAATGAATTATGTCATCAGGCAGCCTGTATCTTTTACCTAGTTCAATTCCATCCTTTACGTGGTTTAGAATAATTACTTTACTGAGGCTTGGTGAAATCGTATTGTGAATGTTTGGAACATCCGATTGGTTTTCAGTGAAATAGTAAGGATAAAGTAGCTTACCAATGTCGTGATACAATGCCCCCACTCTTACAAGGAGCGAGTTTGCGTTTATTGCCTCTGCAGCCTGAGAAGAAATATTTGCAACAGCAATACTGTGTGCAAAAGTTCCAGGTGCCTTAACTGACATTTCCTTCAAAAGCGGTGTGTTCAAATCGTTTAACTCTAAAAGCCTTAAAAGAGTTGCTTCGTTAAAAATGTGTTCGAAAATATATATAATTACTATTGCAATTGGTACCGAAAGTAAAAAGTTCAAAAATGAAAATAGGCTGTTTATGAAAGATGGTTGCGTTGCCAAAGAAAAAGTTTTTCCCATAAAAAATACTGTAATTCCCACAAAAAATCCGCCTATTGCGCTTGAAATAATATAACTTGCAATCTTTTTCGTTTTGTTTATGTAGTAAACAATTAAGAGAGATGTAACTGAGAATATTATTATCACGAAAAGAGGTTGAGTTAGAAACGGCAAAAGAATCAATATAAATACAAAAGATGATAGTAACAAGTCCTTTAATTCGAAAAATTCATTAAATACGATCAAGAATAGAGGAACCAATATTAAATAGATTGAGAATGATGAGATAAAGAAGGAAAGGAAAGAAAAGATAGAGACAATTAATAAAAACTCAGAAGTTTTCTTTGGGACATTTTTCTTCCTGGAA
The genomic region above belongs to Caldisericum sp. and contains:
- the ispG gene encoding flavodoxin-dependent (E)-4-hydroxy-3-methylbut-2-enyl-diphosphate synthase — protein: MRKLKRVVRIGNTEIGGENPIRVQSMTKTDTRDVDSTVNQILELEELGCEIIRVAVKDMEAASKIGEIKKKIHIPLVADIHFDPRLAVESIKNGADKIRLNPSNIQDKEWIKKVATLCKERNIPIRVGANLGSFRERPKDLVKAMVESVKNEVEILNSVGFDNIVISAKTSNVLTTIQVNRLLSDMFEYPFHIGVTEAGPLSDSLVKSSIGIGILLNEGIGDTLRVSITGNPREEVIAGYKILKALELRKHGLEIISCPTCGRAEVDIESIVTKLNTDFGNVKTELKVAVMGCVVNGPGEAKDADIGVACGKDSGVLFKKGKIVKVVRGEEIYPVLKSEIEKLLNED
- a CDS encoding DNA double-strand break repair nuclease NurA, producing MKFKNDTLEQIENLSKYYVEISKRKRELIHLLKEQILDIDLSEVDKIKSPPEFSFAKFIDDFSTFPVQDKDNLEYSILAVDGSRIEMQEGFPLPFYVINVSSVFEIIGKNHRHLEDSETQVYFRENDIYDSNGNFITEQDIDLNMLLQEAEFLAQKIKTHKPDISLVDGSLILWGLKKTATNEQEAIRKYEKPIIETKNAGKAIAGFISGTRSREVIKTMGLYLRKKNVQLDEKDKQLLRAITDAELMSVLLEENQRTSLFISTEKLLSNYSNRIYFFFLKTKYEVVRIEVPDFLYENNQMFENLCSLILYEIERGQGYPLILKLAHFGAVITENEKRFLEDYVRKRMIDSRRYSEKLASKLKRKI
- a CDS encoding DUF401 family protein — encoded protein: MRDLIFLVVSLLLIGVLVQLKISIAISVFLLAIITAIFKGLDVISIIHLLTKTLTHMDTINMILVMIIVTYLGEILKTSGLLSDISSTFKKIFSPKIYLPLYALVIGLLPMPGGALVSAPMVEEGAQDVEINPEEKALLNFWFRHVWEPISPLYPEFLLGVSILGTTIGKVISIQWPVSLGMLLSGILFVIPLIKSETKPTDGVNLQILINILRSLSPIIFIFIILMSFKNLPSFVAMLSGLIYLIIMKRVTLSKLKSSFKFKKIIEYAFLIYSIFFLREIITSTNFAASVYNELQLLKAPTFLILFLLPFSIGFLAGISSASIGIAYPLLMPLLKSNGALSSSNVLIAYLGVWTALLFTPMHLCLSLSVDYFKTNFTKVYKLMLKPFLLLLILTSIWIVFLKFKP
- the queD gene encoding 6-carboxytetrahydropterin synthase QueD translates to MFLLSREFSFDAAHRVVDYHGKCENLHGHTYRLIVTITGEIKNDGMVLDFAILKKVVNENVISELDHRYLNDLFENPTTELIAKWIYDKLSDAFKEFNCRVYEITLFEGNNNRVTVR
- a CDS encoding GTP cyclohydrolase I FolE2, with protein sequence MRDVQSEKDERNISIEKVGVSSLRYPIRVMDRQNGFQNTVALVDIFVDLPSDYRGTHMSRFVEVLNRHRNNMSLSNLEKILDDVKIELKAKVSHIILRFPYFILKKAPVTNEESFMDYECAFIASKNEKFEFMLEVNVPVHLLCPCSKEISDFGAHNQRANVKVRIKMNKLVWIEEIVDLVEDSASAPLYALLKRPDEKYITEMAYTNPKFVEDIVRDVAIALDNDKRITYYEVEAISYESIHNHNAYAYLHRDKEE
- a CDS encoding TIGR01906 family membrane protein, with amino-acid sequence MKYILIVSIVLVLIFAPLFTILLLNQCVFSHLFDMLHLQQYNGFEKREYLNKVSSIISYFFDRSVYLTIDGFTEIEKIHMKDVKILVLISFLLFLLSLFFIIYFRKNLKRDVLKISAVITIIFVISLIGFSLTNFDEAFTLFHRILFRNNYWLLDPDTLLIRLFPEEVFMKLAYVWFGGTLLLSLAILLYLYVSKRKRYGYEYFRN
- a CDS encoding DEAD/DEAH box helicase, with protein sequence MVEYLLREIKSSEDYRGQIVKIFDIPGDTYERFDFPLDIDSKLRKKLEDNGIFGLYRHQIEAYNLLKDGHNVIITSSTSSGKTLAFNVPIISKLNKDPQATALYLYPTKALAQDQLEKLHEITDLQSSTYDGDTPAQERINLRKYSRIVIANPDILHVGILPNHMLWSRFLTGLKFVVVDEAHYYSGVLGAHFAMVMRRLRRILSYYGSYPQFILSSATLENPVEFAFKLVGERFEWVKGPLNPPYRKSFVIYNPPVVNEALNLRKNIIQESVNLIEKLLKNNQTVIAFVKSRQGVEILTKLLQERLGKSFEISPYRAGYTKTLRREIERKIKEGYIKCVVATNALELGIDIGELDSTVIVGYPGSVASLFQQSGRSGRTHESVTFFITSSNPLDQYFTKDPDYIISRKFESLNIDLNNPYILKPHLLCASYELPIDAEVDNEYFGNSVKESIFEFEKNNLLTKRGSKYFLNSKKSPAPGINLRSAGEENIKLIDIDTKNVLERISKSRALEEAFVGAVYMHLGETYVVKVMDLENKEVYLKKETTDYYTDSLAVETIWIDNILKEKKVKNLNVYYGEVTVEEVIRGFVKKQFFTDRKIETLPLELPKIEFKTKALWFTIENNITEKIKKTDDFLGAIHAAEHALVGVMPLIVQCDRNDVGGVSHPMHPDTNMTTIFLYDGIEGGVGITEKAYDRIEELLEKAFISISTCPCKDGCPSCIYSPKCGNENNPLSKTGAIKLLMEIRPS
- a CDS encoding triose-phosphate isomerase, with product MRKYYLFANWKMHKTVKEALEYANYLKGEVEFNENVEMGVFPPFTAIESFSKAISNSPVKVGAQNMHYEEKGAFTGEISPIMLNEFGVQYVLIGHSERRHIFKEDNEIINKKVLSAISHGLTPVLCVGETLEERQSNKTETVIKEQLEKGLKGVSSTNFIIAYEPVWAIGTGVNATPEQANEVHKFIRNYLVELFNNPEFKNVSILYGGSIKVDNFDSLANVNDIDGGLVGGASLDAKTFTELYRILKNAKLK
- the cdd gene encoding cytidine deaminase, which encodes MDKNEVIKQAIEAMENAYAPYSKFKVGAALLTKSGKIYTGCNIENSSYGASVCAERVAIFKAVSEGEHDFELLVVATKTEEPSPPCGICRQVISEFSNDLPIMLVNDKGSIIETNINKLLPFPFLKERLDGR
- a CDS encoding HlyC/CorC family transporter, whose product is MSTLIVILLLFISAVFTMLESAMFNSSLLRIQTYAKKNFLYKLILEHKRKPESFISAVVIGNNFVNFLISALITNIAIMYSKNYALSNELIVLIATIITTLLVVIFGETVPKTIGSSIPEKSLSFSFAIFLPFYYLIKPFAYILSKVSQFVLLILGIRAEEKKFFASEDEVLSMIEIGKKEGIIEREEEKMIYSIFEFGDTIVKEIMTPRVDIVAIDIESEIDETLDTITKSGHSRFPVYEEKIDNVIGILYVKDLLKIIAKKEKIDLKKILRTPLFVPETKRVDELFKEMQKNKIQIALVFDEYGGISGLVTIEDILEEIVGEIQDEFDIEEKPVQRLGENAYLVSGAFNIDDFNEMFNVNLSGEEASTIGGLLLEHFGRLPNPGEEIIIENIKFIVSKVRNRRIVQVKAIFLENKKEGEEENGQERGD
- the ybeY gene encoding rRNA maturation RNase YbeY, whose amino-acid sequence is MESKVKLECSSKLKKYKVNKSALKNIIKMIVEELGIKENVSISFAILSKPEIQKLNKLYRKIDKPTNVLSFLIDYEEGKRLYGEILICPEVVLEQSKKLGNNFNDYFILLFIHGILHLLGYDHEKEKDRLIMEEKEEELLNKILQNLKRQVIELCLR